The proteins below come from a single bacterium genomic window:
- a CDS encoding 4Fe-4S binding protein: MAYIITDKCVACGACAEECPAEAIEDRGDKYWINPDKCTECGTCAEVCPTSAVIEGE, from the coding sequence ATGGCTTATATTATTACTGATAAATGTGTAGCATGTGGGGCCTGTGCAGAGGAATGCCCAGCTGAGGCTATTGAGGATAGGGGCGATAAATACTGGATAAATCCAGACAAATGCACAGAGTGCGGAACCTGTGCAGAGGTTTGTCCAACCAGTGCGGTTATTGAGGGTGAATGA
- the amrS gene encoding AmmeMemoRadiSam system radical SAM enzyme, protein MKEALLYEKKEGLVECQLCSHRCRIKEGKRGICGVRENKDGILYSLVYNLACSCNIDPIEKKPFFHFLPGSFSLSIATVGCNLACKFCQNWTISQAAKDENEIFGSELPPSRIVSKAKTEGCKSISYTYTEPTIFFEYAFDTAKLAKKEGLYNNFVTNGYMSPEALKMIAPYLDAANVDLKGDDNFYKTLCQARKEPVLSSIRLMKELGIWVEITTLLIPEKNTSSEILSDIARFIKEIGEETPWHISRFHPNYKMLSLPPTPVSFIEKAREIGEKAGLRYVYSGNIPGDAGENTYCYQCKEPIINRFGFSVLENALKDGACPHCKAKIDGVF, encoded by the coding sequence ATGAAAGAGGCACTTCTTTATGAAAAAAAGGAGGGGCTTGTAGAATGCCAGCTATGTAGCCATAGATGTAGGATAAAGGAGGGAAAAAGGGGAATTTGCGGGGTAAGGGAAAATAAAGATGGCATTCTTTATAGCCTTGTCTATAACCTTGCTTGCTCCTGCAATATTGACCCGATTGAGAAAAAGCCATTTTTTCACTTTCTTCCCGGCTCTTTCTCCCTTTCTATTGCTACGGTTGGATGCAATTTGGCTTGCAAATTCTGCCAGAATTGGACAATCTCACAGGCAGCAAAGGATGAAAATGAAATATTTGGCAGCGAATTGCCTCCTTCAAGGATAGTATCAAAGGCAAAAACAGAGGGTTGTAAAAGCATATCCTATACATACACAGAGCCAACCATATTCTTTGAGTATGCCTTTGATACAGCAAAGCTTGCAAAAAAGGAGGGGCTTTATAACAACTTTGTAACCAATGGATATATGAGCCCTGAAGCCCTAAAGATGATTGCTCCATACCTTGATGCAGCAAATGTTGACCTAAAGGGAGATGATAATTTTTATAAAACCCTTTGCCAGGCAAGAAAGGAGCCTGTCCTTTCATCTATAAGACTAATGAAGGAGCTTGGAATTTGGGTTGAGATAACCACCCTCCTTATTCCAGAGAAAAATACATCATCTGAAATACTTTCTGATATTGCAAGGTTTATCAAGGAGATTGGAGAAGAAACGCCGTGGCATATCTCAAGGTTTCATCCAAATTATAAGATGCTTTCCCTTCCTCCCACACCCGTTTCCTTTATTGAGAAAGCAAGAGAAATTGGAGAAAAGGCTGGTTTAAGGTATGTCTATTCTGGAAATATACCCGGTGATGCAGGCGAGAATACATATTGCTATCAATGCAAAGAGCCCATTATCAATAGATTTGGCTTCTCTGTGCTTGAGAATGCTTTAAAGGATGGAGCTTGTCCTCATTGCAAAGCAAAGATAGACGGGGTGTTTTGA